A stretch of the Psychroserpens sp. Hel_I_66 genome encodes the following:
- a CDS encoding SGNH/GDSL hydrolase family protein: MNRLFCLVFLLILTTSCENEVKEELPLHNKRVLILGNSITQHGHYVDFIEYFLRKEYPKDSLDIISIGLSGETISGTSEGGREFPRPCLHNRLDRALNKINPDLVLACYGMNDGNYQPMDSLRFEAYKNGILELKSKVEQRHAQLIILTPTVFDADPIQNRVSKDDEIHTYWNPYYDYNNVLNTYSNWLLSLENESLKVINLHHHLDSILKNIKQIKADSTFIPDGVHPNKRGHYYIAQKVLKDLYPNLKLKNHKPEIELLEQDTLYKLISKRRDLRSEGWRNYIGYTKGKTVKSDDISVTITKVSELDSIIRNHQNN; this comes from the coding sequence ATGAATCGGTTATTTTGTTTAGTTTTCCTTTTAATACTAACTACTTCTTGCGAAAATGAAGTAAAAGAAGAGCTTCCATTACATAACAAGCGAGTACTCATCTTAGGAAATAGTATCACACAACATGGGCACTATGTTGATTTTATAGAATATTTTCTTCGGAAAGAGTATCCAAAAGACAGTTTAGATATTATAAGTATTGGATTGTCTGGTGAAACGATTTCTGGAACTTCGGAAGGCGGTCGTGAATTTCCAAGACCATGTTTACATAACCGATTAGATAGAGCGCTCAACAAAATCAATCCAGATTTGGTTTTAGCGTGTTACGGTATGAATGATGGAAATTATCAACCTATGGATAGCCTTAGGTTTGAAGCTTATAAAAATGGCATTTTAGAGTTAAAATCTAAAGTAGAACAACGTCATGCACAATTAATAATACTTACACCAACTGTATTTGATGCAGATCCTATTCAAAATAGAGTCTCAAAAGATGATGAGATCCACACCTATTGGAATCCTTATTACGATTATAATAATGTGCTTAATACCTACTCAAATTGGTTATTGAGCCTGGAAAATGAATCACTAAAAGTGATTAATTTACATCATCATCTCGATAGTATTCTAAAAAATATAAAACAGATTAAAGCAGATTCAACATTTATTCCAGATGGTGTTCACCCAAATAAAAGGGGACATTATTACATTGCGCAAAAGGTATTGAAGGATTTATATCCTAATTTAAAATTAAAAAATCATAAACCTGAAATTGAACTTCTCGAGCAGGACACACTTTATAAATTAATAAGTAAAAGGCGTGATTTACGATCTGAAGGCTGGAGAAATTATATTGGTTACACTAAAGGGAAAACCGTAAAATCTGATGATATTTCTGTCACAATAACCAAGGTTAGTGAATTGGATTCAATAATTAGAAATCATCAAAACAACTAA
- a CDS encoding outer membrane beta-barrel protein — MQKKQFILLLTFCIGFVTITVAQHNTYKIKNGIGVIGGLTQYDIITDNFETKSGTGFIGGLVATVDIPHKWYTVSYGFQFSQNSIEITGRPSLTTITQEPIEYDIKMAQVAFLLHVKLLSDNLTLDLGPQLQYNSELELKNDDQKNFIIQGYDNLFAEDISDISKFNANGVVGASAGIGNFRLRATYSYGFTNIFGKLNDNDFNLNNADRFEGNQSMLSFALMITF, encoded by the coding sequence ATGCAAAAAAAGCAATTTATCTTATTATTAACCTTTTGTATAGGGTTTGTCACAATAACCGTGGCTCAACACAACACTTATAAAATAAAAAACGGGATTGGTGTTATTGGTGGATTAACACAGTACGATATAATAACAGATAATTTTGAAACCAAAAGCGGTACTGGCTTTATTGGCGGTTTGGTGGCAACGGTAGATATCCCTCACAAATGGTATACGGTGAGCTACGGATTTCAATTCTCACAGAATTCTATAGAAATTACAGGAAGACCAAGTTTGACCACCATAACGCAAGAACCTATTGAATATGACATAAAAATGGCTCAAGTCGCTTTTTTGCTTCATGTAAAACTGTTATCAGATAATTTGACTTTAGATTTGGGTCCGCAATTACAATATAACAGCGAACTTGAACTAAAAAATGATGATCAGAAAAACTTTATCATTCAAGGTTATGACAATCTTTTTGCTGAAGATATTAGTGATATCTCCAAATTTAATGCTAATGGAGTGGTAGGTGCTTCAGCAGGAATAGGTAATTTTAGATTGCGAGCGACGTATAGTTACGGTTTTACAAATATCTTCGGAAAATTGAACGACAACGATTTTAATCTTAATAATGCAGATCGTTTTGAAGGAAATCAAAGCATGCTATCTTTTGCGTTGATGATTACGTTCTAA
- the gltX gene encoding glutamate--tRNA ligase, with the protein MTKPVRVRFAPSPTGPLHIGGVRTALFNYLFAKKHNGTFVLRIEDTDQNRYVEGAEDYIVESLNWCGIPFDEGVGKNEKFGPYRQSERKHLYKQYAEELIKKGHAYYAFDTAEDLDFHRKDHEEKGKTFIYNWHNRLKLSNSLSLSESETKAKLDAGEDYVIRFKSPQDETLHLKDIIRGDIKIDTNILDDKVLFKSDGMPTYHLANIVDDHLMGISHVIRGEEWLPSLALHYQLYNAFGWDAPEFAHLPLILKPTGKGKLSKRDGDKLGFPVFPLEWKDPKTGDISRGFKEDGYFPEAMLNFLAFLGWNPGTEQEIFSLDELVNAFELERVNKAGARFDPDKTKWFNHHYMQEQSDYELAVAFKNHRSELKDIDINYIEMVVALIKERATFVSDFWDLSHFFFTSPQEFDEKASKKAIKEDTASIMLKVKEIITHIDDFTVEALQKDIKGWITSNEIGFGKVMMPLRLALVGALQGPDVFDIMFMIGKAETVKRIDTLIAAN; encoded by the coding sequence ATGACCAAACCCGTTCGCGTGCGTTTTGCACCAAGCCCAACAGGACCTTTACATATTGGAGGTGTTAGAACAGCACTTTTTAATTATTTATTTGCTAAAAAACACAACGGTACGTTTGTACTTCGTATTGAAGATACAGACCAAAACCGTTATGTAGAAGGTGCAGAAGATTATATTGTAGAGTCCCTTAACTGGTGTGGAATCCCATTTGACGAAGGTGTTGGTAAAAACGAAAAATTCGGTCCATATCGTCAAAGCGAGCGCAAGCATTTGTACAAGCAATATGCAGAGGAGTTGATCAAAAAAGGTCATGCCTATTATGCTTTTGATACTGCAGAAGATTTAGATTTCCACAGAAAAGATCACGAGGAAAAAGGAAAAACATTTATCTACAATTGGCACAATAGACTTAAATTGAGTAATTCGTTATCACTTTCTGAAAGCGAAACAAAAGCGAAATTAGACGCTGGAGAGGATTATGTGATCAGGTTTAAATCACCTCAAGATGAGACTTTACATTTAAAGGATATTATTAGAGGAGATATTAAAATTGATACCAATATTTTAGATGATAAAGTACTTTTCAAAAGTGACGGGATGCCAACCTATCACCTAGCAAATATCGTGGATGACCATTTAATGGGAATCTCTCACGTGATTCGTGGTGAAGAGTGGTTACCATCATTAGCTTTACACTACCAATTGTACAATGCTTTTGGTTGGGATGCTCCTGAATTTGCGCATTTACCGTTGATACTAAAACCAACAGGCAAAGGGAAGTTAAGCAAACGTGATGGTGATAAATTAGGGTTTCCTGTATTCCCTTTAGAGTGGAAAGATCCAAAAACTGGTGATATTTCTAGAGGCTTTAAAGAAGATGGTTATTTCCCTGAGGCGATGCTAAATTTCTTAGCGTTTTTAGGGTGGAACCCAGGTACAGAACAAGAAATTTTTAGTCTCGATGAATTGGTCAACGCTTTTGAACTGGAACGCGTCAATAAGGCTGGTGCACGTTTTGATCCTGATAAAACAAAATGGTTTAACCATCATTACATGCAGGAGCAAAGTGATTATGAGTTAGCTGTAGCCTTTAAAAATCATAGATCAGAATTAAAAGATATCGATATTAATTACATAGAAATGGTCGTTGCCCTAATTAAAGAGCGCGCCACATTTGTAAGTGATTTTTGGGATTTGAGCCACTTCTTTTTCACATCACCACAAGAATTTGATGAAAAGGCGTCAAAAAAAGCAATAAAAGAGGATACTGCCTCAATTATGTTGAAAGTAAAAGAAATTATCACTCATATTGATGATTTTACGGTCGAGGCATTACAAAAAGACATTAAAGGCTGGATTACGTCTAATGAGATTGGCTTCGGAAAAGTGATGATGCCACTACGTTTAGCACTTGTTGGAGCTCTCCAAGGTCCAGATGTTTTTGATATTATGTTTATGATTGGAAAGGCAGAAACTGTGAAACGTATTGATACGTTGATCGCTGCGAACTAG
- a CDS encoding SPFH domain-containing protein: protein MENFIYIPIVFFGLIILISSFFVVKQQTAAIIERFGKFHSIRQSGLHLKIPLVDKIAGKLSLKIQQLDVIIETKTLDDVFVRLKVSVQYRVIRAKVYDAFYQLDYPHDQITSYVFDVVRAEVPKMKLDDVFVKKDDIALAVKAELNDAMLEYGFDIIKTLVTDIDPDAQVKAAMNRINAADREKTAAQYEGDAARILIVEKAKAEAESKRLQGQGIADQRREIARGLEESVEVLNKVGINSQEASALIVVTQHYDTLQSIGQETNSNLILLPNSPQAGSQMLNDMVASFTASNQIGEAMKNAKKKPKND from the coding sequence ATGGAAAATTTTATTTATATACCTATTGTCTTTTTTGGCTTAATTATTTTGATTTCCTCATTCTTTGTAGTCAAACAGCAAACTGCAGCAATAATTGAGCGTTTTGGTAAGTTTCACAGTATTAGACAGTCTGGATTACATTTAAAAATTCCGTTAGTTGATAAGATTGCAGGTAAGTTGAGTTTAAAAATTCAACAATTAGATGTTATTATAGAAACTAAAACGCTTGATGATGTATTTGTGCGTTTAAAGGTTTCTGTGCAATACCGTGTAATTAGAGCAAAGGTATATGATGCTTTTTATCAATTAGACTATCCTCATGACCAGATTACGTCTTATGTTTTTGATGTCGTGCGTGCAGAAGTTCCTAAAATGAAATTAGACGACGTATTCGTAAAAAAAGATGATATCGCATTGGCTGTAAAAGCAGAGCTTAATGACGCCATGTTAGAATATGGATTTGACATTATCAAAACATTGGTAACAGATATTGATCCAGATGCGCAGGTAAAAGCTGCTATGAATAGAATTAATGCTGCAGATAGAGAAAAAACAGCTGCACAATATGAAGGTGATGCTGCTCGTATTTTAATCGTAGAAAAAGCGAAAGCAGAGGCAGAAAGTAAACGATTACAAGGTCAAGGTATTGCAGACCAGCGTCGTGAGATTGCTCGTGGTCTTGAAGAATCTGTAGAAGTGCTTAACAAAGTTGGTATCAACTCACAGGAAGCCTCTGCGCTTATTGTGGTAACGCAACATTATGACACCTTACAATCTATAGGTCAAGAAACCAATAGTAATCTTATTTTGTTGCCAAATTCCCCTCAGGCTGGTAGCCAAATGTTAAACGACATGGTAGCAAGTTTTACAGCCAGTAACCAAATTGGTGAAGCAATGAAAAACGCAAAGAAGAAACCAAAAAACGACTAG
- a CDS encoding T9SS C-terminal target domain-containing protein, whose amino-acid sequence MLKRFIFFYILLTSLQTIAQGETNIWYFGDNAGLDFNSGSPVPIFDGELITDEGCATISDFSGNLLFYTDGVTVWNRNHNIMLNGTGLNGNVSSTHSAIIVPKPNDLNIYYIFTIDEVAGPNGLQYSEVDMSLDGGFGGLTSNKNILMFAPTTEKLTAIKSEVSNEYWVVSHKWQSNEFLAYKISSAGIDITPVLSPVGTYVGDDVQSVLGQIKISPDGTKLAVARGEGLCEVQLFDFDANTGIVSNPLTLYTHVPCNVEVYGVEFSPNSKVLYISVIGIGVFQFDLEAGTPSAVIGSILELTPETDPYGSLQLASNGKIYVAKANRFLLDVIDNPNTVGTGCNYLFEELSLGGRKSRLGLPPFIQSFFQVGFDVEDICFGETTQFNANISQPYDSLLWEFGDTMTSSDENPTHTYTSPGTYNVQLTVTVGTESSNETKEVIIYEQPIANQPSDMVICDDNNDGFYTYDLTSRDIEVLNGQSNTTFDIVYFASIDDYNNDLVISNPNAYVNMNMYATETIIASIRNASNTSCEAITTFDISLFGSPTPSQNVPEVSYCDNESVGTDSDGIIIFDLTENETTILNGQSIATYSVNYYSDAAFANQITTPANYQNTNSQETIYIRVINNSNQDCVGETSFQINVLELPIIVPIVNLGQCDDDLDGFTVFNLNEVITEITTNSANETVTFYETQLDAESGASMITNTDTYVNQNVSNDVIWARVENAQGCFRTSEVNLQVSTTQIPNSFTRDFYSCDTALDGDNANGITVFDFSTVTTDLQGLFPSGQQLIITYYESEQDALTETNAIPDPSNHENTNSPFTQDIYIRVDSAVNNDCLALGNHITLHVEPVPVDNGPIIIEQCDIANDGVESIDTSTINDQLLQGQTNVALSFVDGNGVALSNPLPNPFVTGSQTINVTMTNTASQDSNGACEIITTIDIIIDAGVVAYPVNEFAVCDDDSDGLFAFDTSTIDTTIRNGQTDATVTYTDENNNALSSPLPNPFVTGTQSITAKIENPSNALCFDETIIAFVVSSQPTAYDVPNEIICDDISNDGEHVFNLTNYTTSVLNGQVLENHNVLYFSSESDANSSTSPLPNNYVSTSTSEELYVRVENIENPSCYDVTSFFIGVSYLPIANQPVDISICDDSVNDGFETIDLTVQEDDILNGQSNTENDITYHLTQSDADDNSNALPTNYTNTENPQTIYIRIENVNNSACFDTTFFEIIVNEQPVLNMEALWPICEGDSVDLIADDGYDYYTWSTGETTRIITVFDEGTYTVTVSNVYGDVVCETSKNVQVTQSNIAVITDIETVDWTQNDNVISVFVSGDGDYEYSLDGVNYQDSNEFINLNIDEYTVYVRDKNGCGITTEDVYLLYYPKFFTPNSDGYHDYWQLINSEKEPQNQIFIYDRYGKLIKQISPSNIGWDGTFNGKPLPTNDYWFTLIRQNGKQYRGHFTLKR is encoded by the coding sequence ATGTTAAAACGTTTTATTTTTTTTTATATTCTACTCACATCTCTGCAAACCATTGCACAAGGCGAAACTAATATTTGGTATTTTGGCGATAATGCTGGATTAGACTTTAATAGTGGTTCTCCAGTACCAATATTTGATGGAGAACTAATAACTGATGAAGGTTGTGCAACAATATCAGATTTTTCTGGTAATCTATTATTTTATACAGATGGTGTTACGGTTTGGAATAGAAATCATAACATCATGCTTAATGGTACAGGGTTAAATGGTAATGTATCTAGTACTCACTCAGCTATTATCGTTCCAAAACCAAATGATTTAAATATTTATTACATTTTTACAATTGATGAAGTTGCAGGACCAAATGGCTTGCAATATTCTGAAGTAGATATGTCTTTAGATGGCGGATTTGGTGGTTTAACATCAAACAAGAATATTTTGATGTTTGCACCAACAACAGAGAAGCTTACAGCCATAAAAAGTGAGGTTTCAAATGAATATTGGGTGGTATCTCATAAATGGCAGAGTAATGAGTTTTTAGCATATAAAATATCTTCAGCAGGTATAGATATAACTCCTGTTTTAAGCCCAGTTGGGACTTACGTAGGTGATGATGTCCAGAGCGTATTAGGACAAATAAAAATTTCTCCAGACGGTACAAAGTTAGCGGTAGCAAGAGGTGAAGGTTTGTGTGAAGTACAGTTATTTGATTTTGACGCTAATACGGGAATAGTTTCAAACCCTCTAACATTATATACTCACGTACCATGTAACGTAGAAGTTTATGGTGTTGAATTTTCGCCGAATAGCAAAGTCTTATATATCTCTGTAATAGGTATTGGTGTATTTCAATTTGATCTTGAAGCTGGAACACCTTCAGCTGTTATAGGTTCAATATTAGAATTAACCCCTGAAACAGATCCTTATGGCTCTTTACAATTGGCTAGTAATGGTAAAATTTATGTTGCCAAAGCAAATAGATTTTTATTAGATGTTATTGATAATCCTAACACAGTTGGAACAGGATGTAATTATTTGTTTGAAGAATTATCCCTCGGAGGTCGTAAAAGTAGATTGGGGTTGCCTCCATTTATACAATCTTTTTTTCAGGTTGGTTTTGATGTAGAAGATATATGCTTTGGAGAAACGACACAATTCAATGCGAATATTTCACAACCTTATGATAGTTTGCTATGGGAATTTGGAGATACGATGACATCCTCAGACGAGAACCCAACGCACACATACACATCTCCAGGCACCTACAATGTGCAGCTCACTGTTACCGTTGGTACTGAATCCTCTAACGAAACAAAAGAAGTGATCATATATGAGCAACCCATTGCAAATCAACCTAGTGATATGGTTATATGTGATGACAACAATGATGGGTTTTATACTTATGATTTAACATCTAGAGATATAGAAGTGCTAAATGGCCAGAGTAATACAACTTTTGATATTGTATATTTTGCTTCAATAGATGATTATAACAATGACTTAGTGATAAGTAATCCAAATGCATATGTAAACATGAATATGTATGCTACAGAAACCATTATTGCTAGTATTAGAAATGCATCAAACACATCATGTGAGGCCATCACTACATTTGATATATCCCTTTTCGGATCTCCCACGCCTAGTCAAAATGTGCCAGAGGTATCGTATTGTGATAATGAAAGTGTTGGTACAGATAGTGATGGAATCATCATTTTTGATTTAACCGAAAATGAAACGACCATCCTAAACGGTCAATCTATTGCTACATATAGCGTTAATTACTACAGCGATGCAGCATTTGCAAACCAAATTACAACTCCAGCGAATTATCAAAACACCAATTCTCAAGAAACGATTTATATTAGGGTTATTAATAACAGCAACCAAGATTGTGTGGGAGAGACTTCGTTTCAAATTAATGTTCTCGAATTGCCAATAATTGTACCAATTGTCAACTTAGGCCAATGTGATGATGATTTAGATGGTTTTACGGTATTTAATTTAAATGAAGTGATAACAGAAATAACAACCAATAGTGCTAATGAGACAGTAACATTTTACGAAACACAATTAGATGCAGAAAGTGGAGCAAGCATGATTACAAACACTGATACTTACGTGAATCAAAATGTAAGTAACGATGTGATATGGGCTAGAGTTGAAAACGCTCAAGGTTGTTTTAGAACTTCCGAGGTCAATTTACAAGTCTCCACAACTCAAATACCAAACTCATTTACACGGGATTTTTATAGTTGTGATACTGCCTTAGATGGAGATAACGCTAACGGAATTACGGTATTTGATTTTAGTACTGTGACAACAGATCTCCAAGGGTTATTTCCTAGCGGTCAACAACTAATCATCACTTACTATGAAAGTGAACAAGACGCTCTTACAGAAACTAATGCAATCCCAGATCCTTCAAACCATGAGAACACAAACAGTCCTTTTACTCAAGATATATACATTAGAGTAGATAGTGCAGTAAATAATGATTGTTTAGCATTAGGTAATCACATCACATTACATGTAGAACCAGTACCTGTAGATAATGGTCCAATCATTATAGAACAATGTGATATTGCAAATGATGGTGTAGAATCTATAGATACCTCTACCATTAATGACCAATTATTACAAGGTCAGACCAATGTTGCTTTGAGTTTTGTAGATGGTAATGGTGTAGCATTATCAAACCCATTACCCAACCCTTTTGTTACAGGTTCTCAAACTATTAACGTGACGATGACCAATACTGCGTCACAAGATTCAAATGGAGCTTGCGAAATCATAACAACTATAGATATAATTATAGATGCAGGAGTTGTGGCTTATCCTGTAAATGAATTTGCAGTTTGTGATGATGATAGTGATGGGTTGTTTGCTTTTGATACAAGCACGATTGATACCACAATTAGAAATGGTCAAACCGATGCAACTGTCACCTATACTGATGAAAATAATAACGCATTATCAAGTCCGCTACCAAATCCTTTTGTTACAGGTACACAAAGCATCACTGCAAAAATTGAGAATCCATCAAATGCTTTATGTTTTGATGAAACTATTATTGCGTTTGTTGTGAGTTCTCAGCCTACAGCATACGACGTTCCAAATGAAATTATATGTGATGACATCTCTAATGATGGTGAACATGTATTTAATCTCACAAATTATACTACTAGTGTGCTAAATGGTCAAGTATTAGAAAACCATAATGTGCTTTATTTTTCTTCGGAAAGTGATGCCAATTCAAGTACTAGTCCTTTGCCAAATAATTATGTAAGTACATCAACTTCCGAAGAACTATATGTTAGAGTCGAAAATATTGAGAATCCATCCTGTTATGATGTAACGTCATTTTTTATAGGTGTTTCATATCTGCCAATAGCCAATCAACCTGTTGATATTAGTATTTGTGACGATTCTGTTAATGATGGTTTTGAGACTATAGATCTAACAGTCCAAGAAGACGATATTTTGAATGGTCAATCCAATACAGAGAATGATATTACTTATCATTTAACACAATCTGATGCAGATGATAATAGCAACGCATTACCAACAAATTATACAAATACCGAAAATCCTCAAACGATTTATATTAGAATAGAAAATGTAAACAATAGTGCGTGCTTTGATACCACTTTTTTTGAGATCATAGTTAACGAACAACCTGTTTTAAATATGGAAGCTCTATGGCCTATCTGTGAAGGGGATTCGGTAGATTTAATTGCAGACGACGGTTATGATTATTACACATGGTCAACTGGAGAGACAACAAGAATTATTACTGTATTTGACGAAGGTACATATACGGTAACCGTTTCTAATGTTTATGGTGATGTAGTTTGTGAAACTTCTAAGAATGTTCAAGTCACGCAGTCAAATATTGCAGTCATAACCGATATTGAAACTGTAGATTGGACGCAAAACGATAATGTGATTTCTGTTTTTGTGTCTGGTGATGGTGATTATGAATATTCTTTAGATGGCGTAAATTATCAAGATTCTAATGAGTTCATTAATCTAAATATTGATGAGTACACAGTTTACGTTAGAGATAAAAATGGTTGTGGTATAACCACAGAGGATGTGTATCTACTTTATTACCCTAAGTTTTTCACTCCAAATAGTGATGGTTATCATGATTATTGGCAATTAATCAATTCTGAAAAAGAACCTCAAAATCAAATCTTCATCTATGATAGATATGGAAAACTTATAAAACAAATAAGCCCTAGCAATATTGGATGGGATGGTACTTTTAATGGTAAACCATTACCAACAAATGACTATTGGTTTACACTAATTAGGCAAAATGGGAAACAGTATAGAGGGCATTTTACATTGAAACGATAA
- a CDS encoding alkane 1-monooxygenase, whose translation MKDLKYLAAFSIPIVAFVSLYLKGSWSYLTPIYAFVLIPFLELIFPVVTTNFSSEEVDQRLKRTIFDWLLYLNLPIVYGLVFFGIYEASTTPIETYELVGMFISVGIVLGVNGINVAHELGHRQSTNERFLGKALLLPSLYMHFYIEHNFGHHLHAATPEDPATARYNQSVYSFWFTSIYRQYVKAWKIQGKLLKNNKKGFFSPKNDMFWYVLLQISYLVTVFLFFGKIGFLFAIATAIIGILLLESVNYIEHYGLLRLKTTSGRYERVKEIHSWNSNHVIGRIVLYELTRHSDHHFKSTKKYQVLDCHDESPQMPFGYPTSMVLAMVPPLWFGIMNKRVPIQMVID comes from the coding sequence ATGAAAGATCTCAAATATCTTGCTGCGTTCTCCATCCCAATTGTTGCTTTTGTAAGCCTCTATTTAAAAGGGAGCTGGTCTTATTTGACACCTATTTATGCCTTTGTATTAATCCCTTTTCTAGAACTTATTTTCCCGGTGGTTACAACAAATTTTTCTTCGGAAGAAGTAGACCAAAGGTTAAAGCGCACTATTTTTGATTGGTTATTATACCTCAATCTTCCAATAGTTTACGGGTTGGTTTTCTTCGGAATTTACGAAGCCTCCACCACTCCAATCGAAACTTACGAATTGGTAGGCATGTTTATTTCCGTAGGTATCGTTTTAGGGGTTAACGGAATAAACGTGGCTCACGAATTAGGTCACAGACAATCGACGAATGAACGTTTTTTAGGCAAGGCTTTATTATTACCGTCTTTATATATGCATTTTTATATTGAACATAATTTTGGGCATCATTTACACGCAGCAACTCCAGAAGATCCTGCAACCGCACGTTATAACCAATCGGTTTATTCGTTTTGGTTTACATCTATCTATAGGCAATATGTAAAAGCATGGAAAATTCAAGGAAAATTGCTCAAAAACAACAAAAAAGGCTTCTTTTCTCCAAAAAACGATATGTTTTGGTATGTTTTACTTCAAATTTCATATTTGGTGACTGTATTTTTATTCTTTGGAAAAATTGGGTTTCTATTCGCGATTGCTACTGCAATAATCGGTATCCTATTATTAGAATCTGTCAATTATATAGAACACTACGGATTATTGCGTCTTAAAACAACATCTGGAAGATACGAGCGTGTTAAAGAAATCCATTCTTGGAATTCTAACCACGTAATTGGGAGAATTGTACTGTACGAACTCACGCGACATAGCGATCACCATTTTAAATCGACCAAAAAATACCAAGTATTGGATTGCCATGACGAGAGTCCGCAAATGCCATTTGGCTATCCAACCTCTATGGTTTTGGCGATGGTGCCTCCTTTGTGGTTTGGGATTATGAATAAGCGTGTGCCGATACAGATGGTAATAGATTAA